The following proteins come from a genomic window of Sardina pilchardus chromosome 13, fSarPil1.1, whole genome shotgun sequence:
- the galnt17 gene encoding polypeptide N-acetylgalactosaminyltransferase 17, giving the protein MIRLIGFRTPTSLMAFMTRRWKVLLVLNVLAVGGFITFWGKCNIRTPKGIGLDALADVRRHTRLNITGQDASITHEILLRRLGSLEDVVYRQLNGLSKSLGLIEGFGGRGRGGLPATLTPAEEKEAKYLKEKYGYNAYLSDKISLDRSIPDYRPSKCRKVYYPRDLPQISLIFIFVNEALSVILRSVHSAVNHTPAHLLKEIILVDDNSDEEQLKGPLEEYVNKRYPGLVKIVRNQKREGLIRARIEGWKVATGEVTGFFDAHVEFTPSWAEPVLARIKEDRKRIILPSIDNIKYETFELERYENSGHGYNWELWCMYISPPKQWWDEGDTSAPIRTPAMIGCSFVVNRDYFGELGLLDSGMDVYGGENIELGIRVWLCGGSMEVLPCSRVAHIARTKKPYHSNIAFHTRRNALRVAEVWMDEYKSNVYLAWNLPMESHGIDYGDISQRVAIRKSLQCKNFEWYLDNIYPEMRRYNSTLFYGEIRNNNVTNLCVDQGEKENHTATLHPCHGWGPQLGRYTKEGYLFLGPLGSTGEDTRCVVDDRVSNSPQLLNCEKISNVQQKTWNFAQNEAIVNRATGRCLEVVPANVLFGSMLVLRSCTGQRWTIKNTMQQ; this is encoded by the exons ATG ATACGACTAATTGGCTTCAGGACACCAACATCTTTAATGGCATTTATGACAAGAAGGTGGAAAGTTTTATTGGTCCTGAATGTGTTAGCAGTTGGTGGATTCATTACTTTTTGGGGCAAGTGTAATATACGTACACCAAAAGGGATTGGTCTGGATGCTTTGGCTGATGTGAGAAGACACACGCGTTTGAACATCACTGGGCAAGACGCAAGCATCACTCATGAAATTCTGTTAAGAAGACTAGGATCCCTAGAAGACGTGGTGTACAGGCAGCTGAACG GCTTGTCCAAATCACTGGGACTCATTGAAGGCTTTGGAGGTCGTGGTAGAGGAGGTCTGCCAGCAACCTTAACTCCAGCTGAAGAGAAAGAGGCCAAATACCTTAAGGAGAAATATGGCTACAATGCATATCTCAGTGACAAGATATCACTGGACAGATCCATCCCAGACTATCGACCGAGCAA GTGCAGAAAGGTGTACTACCCAAGAGACCTTCCCCAGATCTCCCTCATCTTCATCTTTGTGAACGAGGCGCTCTCTGTCATCCTGCGCTCTGTCCACtcagctgtcaatcacacacCGGCCCACCTCCTCAAAGAGATTATCCTGGTGGACGACAACAGTGATGAAG AGCAATTGAAAGGGCCGCTGGAGGAGTATGTCAACAAGCGCTACCCGGGACTCGTCAAAATCGTGCGCAATCAGAAGAGAGAGGGGCTCATCCGCGCCCGCATCGAGGGCTGGAAAGTGGCCACCGGGGAGGTGACGGGCTTCTTTGATGCCCACGTCGAGTTCACTCCCTCTTG GGCTGAACCGGTTCTGGCTAGAATCAAGGAGGATCGCAAGAGGATCATCCTGCCCTCCATAGACAACATCAAGTATGAGACCTTTGAGTTGGAGCGCTATGAGAACTCTGGCCACGGGTACAACTGGGAGCTGTGGTGCATGTACATCAGTCCTCCGAAGCAGTGGTGGGACGAGGGGGACACCTCAGCACCAATCAG GACTCCTGCAATGATCGGATGCTCGTTCGTTGTGAACCGCGACTACTTTGGAGAGCTGGGTTTGCTGGACTCTGGAATGGATGTCTACGGAGGAGAGAATATTGAGCTCGGAATCAGG GTTTGGCTGTGTGGAGGTAGCATGGAGGTgctgccttgctcaagggtggCCCACATTGCCAGAACCAAAAAGCCGTACCACAGCAATATCGCCTTCCACACCCGCCGCAACGCACTGCGGGTCGCAGAAGTCTGGATGGACGAGTACAAATCTAACGTCTACTTGGCCTGGAACCTCCccatggag AGCCATGGGATTGATTACGGTGACATATCCCAGAGAGTGGCCATTAGGAAAAGTCTTCAGTGCAAAAACTTTGAGTGGTACCTGGACAACATCTACCCAGAGATGAGGAGGTACAATAGCACTCTGTTTTATGGAGAG ATACGCAACAACAACGTGACAAATCTTTGCGTGGACCAAGGTGAAAAGGAGAACCACACAGCAACACTGCACCCATGTCATGGGTGGGGTCCTCAG CTGGGTCGCTACACTAAGGAGGGCTATTTGTTCCTGGGTCCACTGGGGAGCACTGGAGAGGACACACGCTGCGTCGTGGATGACCGCGTCAGCAACTCTCCGCAGCTCCTCAACTGTGAGAAAATCTCCAACGTGCAACAAAAGACGTGGAACTTTGCTCAG AACGAGGCGATAGTGAACAGGGCCACGGGCCGCTGTCTGGAGGTGGTGCCGGCCAACGTGCTGTTCGGCTCCATGCTGGTGCTGAGGTCCTGCACCGGCCAGAGATGGACCATCAAGAACACAATGCAGCAGTGA